The Streptomyces sp. NBC_00440 genome contains a region encoding:
- the lysS gene encoding lysine--tRNA ligase, whose amino-acid sequence MPIVAQSTETDWVSRFADDVIAESERRAAGAKHSGADAPVVVVASGLSPSGPIHLGNLREVMTPHLVADEIRRRGYTVRHLISWDDYDRYRKVPNGVPGIDASWAEHIGKPLTSVPAPAGSAYPNWAEHFKAAMVEALAELGVEYDPISQTEQYLAGTYREQILHAMKHRADIDAILDRYRTKKDPAKQGAADGAGGKNKKQQGQKQGQKPLDEAEIEAAEGSGAADEDDGSSGATGYYPYKPYCGACEKDLTTVTSYDDDTTELSYTCTACGHSETVLLSEFNRGKLVWKVDWPMRWAYEGVVFEPSGVDHSSPGSSFVVGGQIVREIFDGVQPIGPMYAFVGISGMAKMSSSKGGVPTPSDALKIMEAPLLRWLYARRRPNQSFKIAFDQEIQRLYDEWDKLETKVADGSALPADAAAHTRAARTAERELPRTPRPLPYRTLASVADITAGAEDQTLRILSELDPANPIASLDDVRPRLDRAENWITTQVPAEQRTLVRAEPDTETLAALGDQDRESLRLLIEGLDTHWSLDGLTTLVYGVPKVQAGFEPDAKPTPELKVAQRTFFALLYQLLVGRDTGPRLPTLLLAVGADRVRKLLAA is encoded by the coding sequence GTGCCGATCGTGGCTCAGAGCACCGAGACCGACTGGGTCTCCCGTTTCGCGGACGATGTCATCGCCGAATCGGAGCGCCGTGCCGCGGGCGCGAAACACTCTGGCGCCGACGCACCAGTGGTCGTCGTCGCGTCCGGCCTCTCGCCGTCCGGCCCGATCCACCTGGGCAACCTGCGCGAGGTGATGACCCCGCACCTGGTCGCCGACGAGATCAGGCGGCGCGGTTACACGGTGCGCCACCTCATCTCCTGGGACGACTACGACCGGTACCGCAAGGTGCCGAACGGCGTCCCCGGTATCGACGCGTCCTGGGCCGAGCACATCGGCAAGCCCCTCACCTCGGTGCCCGCCCCGGCCGGGTCCGCGTACCCGAACTGGGCCGAGCACTTCAAGGCCGCCATGGTCGAGGCGCTCGCCGAGCTGGGTGTGGAGTACGACCCGATCAGCCAGACCGAGCAGTATCTGGCGGGCACCTACCGCGAACAGATCCTGCACGCCATGAAGCACCGCGCCGACATCGACGCCATCCTGGACCGGTACCGCACCAAGAAGGACCCGGCGAAGCAGGGCGCTGCCGACGGCGCCGGTGGCAAGAACAAGAAGCAGCAGGGCCAGAAGCAGGGCCAGAAGCCGCTCGACGAGGCCGAGATCGAGGCCGCCGAGGGGTCCGGCGCCGCCGACGAGGACGACGGCAGCAGCGGCGCCACCGGCTACTACCCCTACAAGCCCTACTGCGGCGCGTGCGAGAAGGACCTCACCACGGTCACCTCGTACGACGACGACACGACCGAGCTGTCCTACACCTGCACCGCGTGCGGGCACTCCGAGACCGTCCTGCTCAGCGAGTTCAACCGCGGAAAGCTGGTCTGGAAGGTCGACTGGCCGATGCGCTGGGCGTACGAGGGCGTCGTCTTCGAGCCCAGCGGCGTCGACCACTCCTCGCCCGGCTCCTCCTTCGTCGTCGGCGGACAGATCGTCCGCGAGATCTTCGACGGCGTGCAGCCGATCGGGCCGATGTACGCGTTCGTCGGCATCAGCGGCATGGCCAAGATGTCGTCGTCCAAGGGCGGCGTGCCCACCCCGTCCGACGCGCTGAAGATCATGGAGGCACCGCTGCTGCGCTGGCTGTACGCGCGGCGCCGGCCCAACCAGTCCTTCAAGATCGCCTTCGACCAGGAGATCCAGCGGCTCTACGACGAGTGGGACAAGCTGGAGACCAAGGTCGCCGACGGCTCGGCGCTCCCCGCCGACGCGGCCGCGCACACCCGCGCGGCCCGCACGGCGGAGCGTGAACTCCCGCGCACCCCGCGCCCGTTGCCGTACCGCACGCTCGCATCCGTCGCGGACATCACGGCCGGGGCCGAGGACCAGACGCTGCGCATCCTCAGCGAACTGGACCCGGCGAACCCGATCGCCTCGCTCGACGACGTACGCCCCCGGCTCGACCGCGCCGAGAACTGGATCACCACCCAGGTCCCGGCCGAGCAGCGCACCCTGGTGCGCGCGGAGCCGGACACGGAGACCCTGGCCGCCCTCGGCGACCAGGACCGTGAGTCGCTGCGGCTGCTCATCGAGGGTCTCGACACGCACTGGTCGCTGGACGGTCTGACGACGCTCGTCTACGGCGTACCGAAGGTCCAGGCCGGTTTCGAGCCGGATGCCAAGCCCACCCCGGAGCTGAAGGTCGCGCAGCGCACCTTCTTCGCCCTGCTCTACCAGCTGCTGGTCGGCCGCGACACCGGGCCGAGGCTGCCCACGCTGCTGCTCGCCGTCGGCGCCGACCGGGTGCGCAAGCTGCTCGCTGCCTGA
- a CDS encoding DUF4232 domain-containing protein — protein MRIRRTRRALTFLAVAGVTVLATAACGTNGSSAADSPNGGKGAGSSVSGSPASGSSAEKTADVSAAKEGKTGSSAQGQDASGTSGSSGASGGNSGGSGSASGTSGAAAAKGGACTTGSVKISLADTGGTLPAVLLKATNASGSSCDLYGFPTVGYPGAQSAIGANEHSKPQAVVTLAPGKSGYAAISLPSGADKHREKVLTIGLRGRDMGPIDGQDTVTAFGSGIALTDSSMVTYWQSDEAAALQ, from the coding sequence ATGCGTATCCGCCGTACTCGTCGCGCCCTCACCTTCCTCGCCGTCGCCGGGGTGACCGTGCTCGCCACCGCGGCCTGCGGTACGAACGGAAGCAGCGCCGCCGACTCCCCGAACGGGGGCAAGGGCGCGGGCTCTTCGGTGTCCGGCTCCCCGGCCTCGGGCTCGTCCGCGGAGAAGACAGCCGACGTGTCCGCGGCGAAGGAGGGCAAGACCGGTTCCTCCGCGCAGGGCCAGGACGCCTCGGGGACTTCGGGCTCCTCCGGGGCTTCGGGGGGCAACAGCGGCGGGTCCGGGTCGGCCTCGGGCACGAGCGGTGCCGCAGCCGCGAAGGGCGGCGCCTGCACCACCGGCTCCGTGAAGATCTCGCTGGCCGATACGGGCGGCACCCTGCCCGCAGTCCTCCTCAAGGCCACGAACGCCTCCGGCAGCAGCTGCGACCTGTACGGCTTCCCGACCGTGGGCTACCCCGGAGCGCAGTCAGCCATCGGGGCCAACGAGCACAGCAAGCCGCAGGCAGTGGTCACCCTCGCCCCGGGCAAGTCCGGGTACGCCGCGATCAGCCTGCCGAGCGGCGCCGACAAGCACCGCGAGAAGGTCCTCACCATCGGTCTGCGCGGCAGGGACATGGGCCCGATCGACGGCCAGGACACGGTCACCGCGTTCGGCTCCGGAATCGCCCTGACCGACAGCTCGATGGTCACCTACTGGCAGTCGGACGAGGCCGCCGCGCTCCAGTGA
- the argS gene encoding arginine--tRNA ligase yields the protein MPEPVSVNSLASTLQQHLADALTAALPDAGAADPLLRRSDRADFQANGILALAKKLKGNPRELAATVTAALPANDLIKEIEVSGPGFLNITLTDRAITETLAARAADARLGVPYAAQAGTTVIDYAQPNVAKEMHVGHLRSAVIGDAMAKIMEFGGETVIRRHHIGDWGTQYGMLIQYLIEHPHELDHEGGEEAGEAAMSSLDRLYKASRAVFDSDEEFKARSRDRVVALQAGDPETLAHWQRFVDESKIYFYSVFNKLDMEIADADIVGESGYNDVLEETCRLLEESGVAVRSEGALCVFFDDVKGPDGNQVPLIVKKTNGGYGYAATDLSAVRNRVQDLKANTLLYVVDVRQSLHFKMVFETARRAGWLDTGDGEAKPVHLGFGTVLGKDGKPFKTRAGESVRLVDLLDEAIERATAVVREKNNEKVGLTEAEIVENGAQIGIGAVKYADLSTSAARDYKFDLDQMVSLNGDTSVYIQYAYARIQSILRLSGEAKPAAHPELELAPAERALGLHLDQFAEVLAEVAAAYEPHKLAAYLYQLASHYTTFYAECPVLKAGTPEQVENRLFLCELTARTLHQGLALLGIRTPERL from the coding sequence ATGCCTGAGCCAGTCTCGGTCAATTCCCTCGCTTCGACGCTCCAGCAGCACCTTGCGGACGCCCTGACGGCAGCTCTGCCGGATGCCGGTGCCGCGGACCCGCTGCTGCGCCGAAGTGACCGGGCCGACTTCCAGGCCAACGGGATCCTGGCCCTGGCGAAGAAGCTGAAGGGCAATCCGCGCGAGCTGGCGGCCACGGTCACGGCGGCGCTCCCGGCGAACGACCTGATCAAGGAGATCGAGGTCTCGGGCCCCGGCTTCCTGAACATCACGCTCACCGACCGGGCGATCACCGAGACCCTCGCGGCGCGCGCCGCCGACGCGCGCCTCGGTGTGCCGTACGCCGCACAGGCGGGCACCACGGTCATCGACTACGCCCAGCCGAACGTGGCGAAGGAGATGCACGTCGGGCATCTGCGGTCGGCCGTGATCGGCGACGCGATGGCGAAGATCATGGAGTTCGGCGGCGAGACGGTGATCCGCCGCCACCACATCGGGGACTGGGGCACCCAGTACGGGATGCTCATCCAGTACTTGATCGAGCACCCGCACGAGCTGGACCACGAGGGGGGCGAGGAGGCCGGCGAGGCCGCCATGTCCTCGCTCGACCGGCTCTACAAGGCGTCGCGTGCGGTCTTCGACTCCGACGAGGAGTTCAAGGCGCGCTCGCGGGACCGGGTGGTGGCCCTCCAGGCCGGGGACCCGGAAACGCTGGCGCACTGGCAGCGGTTCGTGGACGAGTCGAAGATCTACTTCTACTCGGTCTTCAACAAGCTGGACATGGAGATCGCCGACGCGGACATCGTCGGCGAGTCCGGCTACAACGACGTGCTGGAGGAGACCTGCCGGCTCCTGGAGGAGTCGGGTGTCGCGGTCAGGTCCGAGGGCGCGCTCTGCGTCTTCTTCGACGATGTGAAGGGCCCGGACGGCAACCAGGTCCCGCTCATCGTGAAGAAGACGAACGGCGGCTACGGCTACGCGGCCACCGACCTCTCGGCGGTCCGCAACCGGGTGCAGGACCTCAAGGCGAACACCCTGCTGTACGTGGTGGACGTACGGCAGTCGCTGCACTTCAAGATGGTCTTCGAGACGGCCCGCCGGGCGGGCTGGCTCGACACGGGCGACGGCGAGGCGAAGCCCGTGCACCTGGGGTTCGGCACGGTCCTCGGCAAGGACGGCAAGCCGTTCAAGACCCGGGCGGGCGAGTCGGTGCGGCTGGTGGACCTCCTGGACGAGGCGATCGAGCGCGCCACGGCCGTCGTACGGGAGAAGAACAACGAGAAGGTCGGGCTGACCGAGGCCGAGATCGTCGAGAACGGCGCGCAGATCGGCATCGGCGCGGTGAAGTACGCGGACCTGTCCACGTCGGCGGCCCGCGACTACAAGTTCGACCTGGACCAGATGGTGTCGCTCAACGGCGACACCAGCGTCTACATCCAGTACGCGTACGCCCGTATCCAGTCGATCCTGCGGCTGTCGGGCGAGGCGAAGCCGGCCGCGCACCCGGAGCTCGAACTGGCACCGGCGGAGCGCGCGCTGGGGCTGCACCTGGACCAGTTCGCTGAGGTCCTCGCCGAGGTGGCCGCCGCGTACGAGCCGCACAAGCTGGCCGCGTATCTGTACCAGCTGGCCTCGCACTACACGACGTTCTACGCCGAGTGCCCGGTCCTCAAGGCCGGGACCCCGGAGCAGGTGGAGAACCGGCTGTTCCTCTGCGAGCTGACCGCGCGCACCCTGCACCAGGGCCTGGCGCTGCTGGGCATCCGGACGCCCGAGCGGCTGTAG
- a CDS encoding amidohydrolase family protein: MLITNVRPWGGAPCDLEIQDGAITALTPHDPARPTTGDAAGEVVAGRGRLAVPSFSDVHCHLDATRIGLPFRPHTGAPGVWAMTMNDRAHWRDDEWTVAERATHTLGRMIERGTTRVRSYAQIDADSGLERFEGVLAAKEAHADRCEVEIMAFPQAGLLREKGVPELMDQALSSGAAVVGGIDPCTLDRDPVRHLDIVFELAERHQAPIDMHLHEPGPLGVFSVDLILERVRALGMAGQVTLSHAYDLGSVDEATTRRLIEEFAELDIAMATIAPAQHHALPLADLTAAGVRVGLGEDGQRDYWSPYGNADMLDRTWQLAFTNRYRADELIEHCMAVASLGGAAILDGSLPRLTSVADRPGLAVGDRADLLLVDGETVTSAVMDRGSDRTVLHDGRVVADGLELVG; this comes from the coding sequence ATGCTGATCACGAACGTCCGTCCCTGGGGCGGCGCCCCCTGCGACCTGGAGATCCAGGACGGCGCGATCACCGCGCTGACCCCGCACGACCCGGCCCGCCCCACCACGGGCGACGCGGCGGGCGAGGTGGTCGCGGGCCGGGGCAGGCTCGCCGTGCCGTCCTTCTCGGACGTCCACTGCCATCTGGACGCCACCCGCATCGGACTGCCGTTCCGTCCGCACACCGGCGCCCCCGGCGTCTGGGCCATGACGATGAACGACCGCGCCCACTGGCGCGACGACGAGTGGACCGTGGCCGAGCGCGCCACCCACACCCTCGGCCGCATGATCGAGCGCGGCACCACCCGGGTCCGCAGCTACGCGCAGATCGACGCGGACTCCGGCCTTGAGCGCTTCGAGGGCGTTCTCGCCGCCAAGGAGGCCCATGCCGACCGCTGCGAGGTCGAGATCATGGCGTTCCCGCAGGCCGGTCTGCTCCGGGAGAAGGGCGTACCGGAGCTGATGGACCAGGCGCTGTCCTCCGGCGCGGCCGTGGTCGGCGGGATCGACCCGTGCACGCTGGACCGCGACCCGGTACGCCACCTGGACATCGTCTTCGAACTCGCCGAGCGCCACCAGGCCCCCATCGACATGCACCTCCACGAGCCGGGTCCGCTGGGCGTGTTCAGCGTCGACCTGATCCTGGAGCGGGTGCGCGCGCTGGGCATGGCGGGCCAGGTGACCCTGTCCCACGCGTACGACCTGGGGAGCGTCGACGAGGCGACGACCCGGCGTCTCATCGAGGAGTTCGCGGAGCTGGACATCGCGATGGCGACGATCGCCCCGGCCCAGCACCACGCGCTGCCGCTGGCCGACCTGACGGCAGCCGGGGTCCGGGTCGGTCTTGGCGAGGACGGCCAGCGCGACTACTGGTCGCCGTACGGCAACGCGGACATGCTGGACCGCACCTGGCAGCTCGCCTTCACCAACCGCTACCGGGCCGACGAGCTGATCGAGCACTGCATGGCCGTCGCGAGCCTGGGCGGCGCCGCGATCCTCGACGGGAGCCTGCCCCGTCTGACGTCGGTCGCCGACCGCCCCGGCCTCGCCGTGGGCGACCGCGCCGATCTGCTCCTCGTGGACGGCGAGACGGTGACGTCCGCCGTCATGGACCGCGGCTCCGACCGTACGGTCCTGCATGACGGCCGGGTCGTCGCGGACGGCCTGGAGCTGGTGGGCTGA
- a CDS encoding 2'-5' RNA ligase family protein — MYQAGDTALVITVPEAEPVVGGWRERFDPMAADGIPAHLTVLYPFLRQDRIDQDVLGALAGLFGGHRAFDVSFRECGRFPGLLYLAPEPDGPIRALTRAVHGRWPEAPPYRGRFGDPAPHVTMTQGQDPAVLDTVEADVRDKLPFGAAVRSVQLVAYDGTVWSSRADFPLGGQQPS; from the coding sequence ATGTACCAGGCGGGCGACACAGCTCTGGTGATCACGGTGCCCGAGGCCGAGCCCGTGGTCGGTGGCTGGCGCGAGCGGTTCGACCCCATGGCGGCGGACGGCATTCCGGCGCACCTGACCGTGCTCTATCCGTTCCTGAGGCAGGACCGCATCGATCAGGACGTACTCGGCGCCCTGGCCGGGCTGTTCGGCGGGCATCGCGCATTCGACGTGAGCTTCCGGGAGTGCGGGCGATTCCCCGGGCTGCTCTATCTGGCCCCCGAGCCGGACGGACCGATCCGGGCGCTGACCCGGGCGGTGCACGGACGCTGGCCCGAAGCACCGCCGTACCGGGGCAGGTTCGGTGATCCGGCGCCGCACGTGACGATGACACAGGGGCAGGATCCCGCCGTACTGGACACGGTCGAGGCCGATGTGCGCGACAAGCTGCCGTTCGGCGCAGCCGTACGCTCCGTCCAACTGGTCGCCTACGACGGCACGGTGTGGAGCAGCCGGGCCGACTTCCCGCTGGGCGGGCAGCAGCCGTCCTGA
- a CDS encoding GntR family transcriptional regulator produces the protein MRTRRRGTRSQGAVPQRRAASGRMRAAHRGRENCAAVAPPTCSRSSHAVPGDALPNESPETGASHVTHAERTIRARIISGQYPPGARLRERELSDDLGVSRIPVREALTRLTAEGLVEISPRRGASVRNLSLRDVAELFDLRLSLEVFAARRAAEVCAAGRGGGRLSELMEVAEDATRRGDVHEITAANTALHAEIVAMTGNRLLRTALQPSLGLVQWLFTLTGGLDPRVQCSEHKDICAAIHAGNPDLADALVYAHIERGRGPSLATLAGVLPAE, from the coding sequence ATGCGCACCCGCCGCCGCGGCACCCGTTCCCAGGGCGCCGTGCCGCAGCGCAGGGCCGCCTCCGGGAGAATGCGCGCGGCGCACCGTGGCCGCGAGAACTGCGCGGCCGTGGCGCCGCCGACCTGTTCCCGCAGCAGCCACGCCGTTCCAGGAGACGCCTTGCCGAACGAATCACCCGAAACCGGTGCGTCGCACGTCACCCACGCCGAGCGGACCATTCGCGCCCGCATCATCTCCGGTCAGTACCCGCCGGGCGCCCGGCTGCGCGAGCGCGAACTCTCCGATGACCTGGGGGTGTCGCGCATCCCCGTCCGTGAGGCGCTCACCCGGCTCACCGCGGAAGGGCTGGTCGAGATCTCCCCCCGCCGTGGCGCATCCGTACGGAATCTCTCGCTGCGCGATGTGGCCGAACTGTTCGACCTGCGGCTCAGCCTGGAGGTGTTCGCCGCCCGCAGGGCCGCCGAGGTATGCGCGGCCGGACGGGGCGGCGGTCGGCTGAGCGAGCTCATGGAGGTGGCCGAGGACGCCACCCGGCGCGGTGACGTGCATGAGATCACGGCCGCCAACACCGCCCTGCACGCCGAGATCGTCGCGATGACCGGCAACCGCCTGCTCCGGACGGCCCTCCAGCCCTCACTCGGCCTGGTCCAGTGGCTGTTCACCCTCACCGGCGGTCTCGACCCGCGGGTCCAGTGCTCCGAGCACAAGGACATCTGCGCCGCGATCCACGCCGGCAATCCCGACTTGGCCGACGCCCTCGTCTACGCGCACATCGAGAGGGGCCGCGGCCCCTCGCTGGCAACGCTGGCCGGGGTGCTGCCCGCCGAATGA
- a CDS encoding DUF4232 domain-containing protein, with product MNMSTRITRITAAAATGLVAALALTGVSAATASAAPAKAAKTVTCTPANTKISVSTVSRPINHLLIKATNKGKTPCYSYGAPLIGFDHPQSTVWTLDESRPQAVVTLKPGQSAYASVLTSGGDGAGSGGHLSKEMSLNFEGRAMAGSVGPTAFPKVPAKTWVDDSAAVSYWQSTAADALIW from the coding sequence ATGAACATGAGCACCCGCATCACCCGCATCACCGCCGCAGCCGCCACCGGCCTGGTCGCCGCACTCGCTCTCACCGGCGTATCGGCCGCCACCGCCAGCGCGGCACCGGCCAAGGCCGCCAAGACCGTGACCTGCACCCCCGCCAACACCAAGATCTCGGTCTCCACGGTCAGCCGCCCCATCAACCACCTGCTGATCAAGGCCACCAACAAGGGCAAGACCCCCTGCTACTCCTACGGCGCCCCGCTCATCGGCTTCGACCACCCGCAGTCGACCGTCTGGACTCTGGACGAGAGCCGGCCGCAGGCCGTCGTCACGCTGAAGCCCGGCCAGTCGGCGTACGCCAGTGTCCTCACCTCCGGCGGTGACGGCGCCGGAAGCGGCGGCCACTTGTCCAAGGAGATGTCGCTCAACTTCGAGGGCCGCGCCATGGCCGGTTCGGTCGGCCCCACGGCCTTCCCCAAGGTGCCCGCCAAGACCTGGGTCGACGACTCCGCCGCCGTCTCGTACTGGCAGTCCACAGCGGCCGACGCGCTCATCTGGTAA
- a CDS encoding DUF2637 domain-containing protein, protein MAAMQLTRTHRILIALVVAGAVIIAGIGFVGSYAAVRELAQEKGFGSFSTVFPIGIDAGICVLLALDLLLTWIRIPFPLLRQTAWLLTAATIAFNGAAAWPDPLGTGMHAVIPVLFVVCVEAARHAVGRIADITADKHMEGVRLTRWLLAPVPTFLLWRRMKLWELRRYDEVIKLEQDRLIYQARLQARFGRAWRRKAPIESLMPLRLARYGVPLAETASSGLAAAGIEPVLLSPVPALEAGTTAAGPAAAPAPAATEAAVPPGPTGQAREQEPPTTHESPWFAAPQVSQEAYTGTYDPAYEPAYDQQYPQDYDQGYEPGYEQEYRQGYEQGYDDPYAQGHGPQHGDPQQAQQYDQTQQPQQYDRPDAAGSPDPAQVMVPTGAGGSRPLGGVIPGPRAESHPADAVTETTGTPETTEADSPEVQGLPEDVSREDAYFGAYRKFISENNEVPTVRQFGRYLKDLYGVTGRNSETLSDSSLRPYLARFQHRYAEELDAEHIA, encoded by the coding sequence GTGGCCGCGATGCAGCTGACACGCACGCACCGGATACTCATCGCGCTCGTCGTCGCGGGCGCGGTGATCATCGCCGGGATCGGTTTCGTGGGTTCCTACGCGGCCGTGCGCGAACTCGCCCAGGAGAAGGGCTTCGGCTCCTTCTCGACGGTCTTCCCCATCGGTATCGACGCGGGGATCTGTGTGCTGCTCGCACTGGATCTGCTGCTGACCTGGATCCGTATCCCGTTCCCGCTGTTGCGCCAGACCGCGTGGCTGCTGACGGCCGCGACGATCGCGTTCAACGGCGCCGCGGCCTGGCCCGACCCGCTGGGGACGGGGATGCACGCGGTGATCCCGGTGCTGTTCGTGGTCTGCGTCGAGGCGGCACGCCACGCGGTGGGCCGGATCGCCGACATCACGGCCGACAAGCACATGGAGGGCGTGCGCCTCACCCGCTGGCTGCTCGCACCGGTCCCCACCTTTCTGCTGTGGCGCCGGATGAAGCTGTGGGAGCTGCGCAGGTACGACGAGGTCATCAAGCTCGAACAGGACCGGCTGATCTACCAGGCCCGGCTCCAGGCCCGGTTCGGGCGCGCGTGGCGGCGCAAGGCGCCGATCGAGTCGCTGATGCCGCTGCGGCTGGCGAGGTACGGGGTCCCTCTCGCGGAGACGGCCTCCTCCGGGCTGGCCGCGGCCGGCATCGAACCGGTGCTGCTGTCCCCGGTGCCCGCCCTGGAGGCGGGGACCACTGCTGCGGGCCCCGCCGCCGCGCCCGCACCGGCCGCGACGGAGGCAGCGGTCCCGCCGGGCCCCACCGGCCAGGCGCGGGAGCAGGAGCCGCCGACCACGCACGAGAGCCCGTGGTTCGCCGCGCCGCAGGTCTCGCAGGAGGCGTACACGGGCACCTACGACCCGGCGTACGAGCCCGCGTACGACCAGCAGTACCCGCAGGATTACGACCAGGGTTACGAGCCGGGTTACGAGCAGGAGTACCGGCAGGGTTACGAGCAGGGGTACGACGACCCGTACGCGCAGGGTCACGGCCCGCAGCACGGCGATCCCCAGCAGGCCCAGCAGTACGACCAGACCCAGCAGCCCCAGCAGTACGACCGGCCGGACGCCGCCGGCTCCCCCGACCCCGCACAGGTCATGGTCCCCACCGGCGCGGGCGGTTCGCGCCCCCTCGGTGGGGTGATCCCCGGGCCGCGCGCCGAGTCGCACCCCGCCGACGCGGTCACCGAGACCACCGGCACCCCGGAGACCACCGAGGCGGACAGCCCGGAGGTGCAGGGGCTGCCGGAGGACGTGTCCCGCGAGGACGCGTACTTCGGGGCCTACCGGAAGTTCATCAGCGAGAACAACGAGGTCCCGACGGTGCGTCAGTTCGGCCGGTACCTCAAGGACCTGTACGGCGTCACGGGCCGCAACAGCGAGACCCTGAGCGACAGTTCGCTCCGCCCGTACCTGGCCCGCTTCCAGCACCGTTACGCGGAGGAGCTGGACGCGGAGCACATCGCGTAA
- a CDS encoding helix-turn-helix domain-containing protein, whose protein sequence is MGSETEEFATLLRELKERSGRSYGVIAGKLHMSTSTVHRYCNGDAVPTEYAPVERFARLCAATPEELLALHRRWLLADAARRRPKDTAPVAVKPEVTAPDVRGSGAGTSEAGVPEGRGPDVGVPEVRNPEVRDPEVRDPDVRNPEVAGPDAVGPELPPATLGTDRAPAPSRGNRRRWLIGAAVVAVAAVAVPVAVTLRSDDASHVSAVAGGKPVPPAGESLPGSPSPRPSGSVSPSPSPSRTASSTPAASHPAPDAGDLGADGRSTPAVPLTVNVRPYVWDDQCSQSYLVDRPAAKMPPPPAEQDAASWATALGGVSSGGARIELSVQGKTADAVVLQALHVRIVGRHAPLAWNSYAMGDGCGGGLKPAGFDVNLDAGTPLTEPAAGVQGDRKIPATDFPYRVSSSDPQVLEIKASTAAHDVSWYLDLQWSSGDRHGTIRLDDHGKPFRASSVQGRPRYVHPLGGDTWEPALQ, encoded by the coding sequence GTGGGCTCGGAGACCGAGGAATTCGCCACGCTTCTCCGGGAGCTGAAGGAACGCTCCGGACGCAGCTACGGCGTCATCGCGGGGAAGCTCCACATGAGTACGTCCACGGTGCACCGGTACTGCAACGGTGACGCCGTCCCGACCGAGTACGCGCCGGTCGAGCGGTTCGCACGGCTGTGTGCGGCGACTCCGGAGGAACTGCTGGCGCTGCACCGGCGGTGGCTGCTGGCCGACGCGGCGAGACGACGGCCCAAGGACACGGCCCCGGTCGCGGTGAAGCCGGAGGTGACGGCTCCGGACGTGAGGGGTTCGGGAGCAGGCACTTCGGAAGCCGGAGTTCCGGAAGGACGGGGCCCGGACGTAGGAGTTCCGGAGGTACGGAATCCGGAGGTGCGGGATCCGGAGGTGCGGGATCCAGACGTACGGAACCCGGAAGTGGCGGGTCCCGATGCCGTGGGGCCGGAGCTTCCCCCTGCCACGCTCGGGACGGACCGGGCGCCCGCCCCGTCACGCGGGAACCGCCGCCGCTGGCTGATCGGGGCCGCCGTGGTCGCCGTCGCCGCCGTGGCCGTACCCGTCGCCGTGACGCTGCGCTCCGACGACGCGTCCCATGTCAGCGCGGTCGCCGGCGGAAAACCGGTGCCCCCGGCGGGCGAGTCCCTGCCCGGGAGTCCGTCGCCGCGGCCGTCCGGCTCCGTGTCCCCCTCACCCTCTCCGTCCCGTACCGCTTCGTCCACCCCTGCGGCCTCCCATCCCGCACCGGACGCCGGTGACCTGGGCGCCGACGGCCGCAGTACCCCCGCCGTACCGCTCACGGTGAACGTCCGGCCGTACGTCTGGGACGACCAGTGCAGCCAGTCGTATCTGGTGGACCGGCCGGCCGCGAAGATGCCGCCGCCCCCGGCCGAACAGGATGCCGCGAGCTGGGCCACCGCGCTGGGCGGTGTCTCCAGCGGCGGTGCGCGCATCGAGCTGTCCGTGCAGGGCAAGACGGCGGACGCGGTGGTGCTGCAGGCCCTGCATGTGCGGATCGTGGGCCGTCACGCGCCGCTCGCCTGGAACTCGTACGCGATGGGCGACGGCTGTGGCGGCGGGCTCAAGCCGGCCGGTTTCGACGTGAACCTGGACGCCGGTACCCCGCTGACGGAACCGGCCGCCGGGGTGCAGGGCGACCGCAAGATCCCGGCCACCGACTTCCCGTACAGGGTGTCATCCAGCGATCCGCAGGTCCTGGAGATCAAAGCCAGTACGGCGGCCCACGACGTCAGCTGGTACCTGGATCTCCAGTGGAGCAGCGGCGACCGGCACGGGACCATCCGTCTGGACGACCACGGCAAGCCGTTCCGCGCGAGCAGCGTGCAGGGCCGGCCCCGGTATGTGCACCCGCTCGGCGGGGACACCTGGGAACCGGCCCTGCAGTGA